TTATGAATGAAACAAACTAGTGATTTCCATAGAAATAAACTAAGAACTATAGTAAAATATAAAAATTAGTTAATTAAATAAAAATGAAGTCTATATTGATAATTCTAAAGAAAATCAGAAATCTTTCAGCCTACTTTTTCTTGATAGCGATTTATTTCTTTTTTGTTAATCTTGAAGCAAGAAAAGACAAAAATAATAACTTAAATTCTGAAAAGGAAAATATATTACCTAATGATACGGCTGGCTTTTATAAGGAAAACATAAGAATAAAAATACCAGTTATTCCATACAAAGAATAAAATCCTACCTGATAACTAATTTAGATTTCCTTGCCTTAAACAACTCTGCTTGCCTTTGTTCTGCTCGGTTAAGCTGTTTTTTAATTTCAATGCAGTGCTCGCAGTTGCAAGTCATTTTAGAAAGAAGATTAAAGTAGGGACTTTTTTGATGGCGATGAAATAAAGTTATTAATCCAATTAGAGGGATTTAGACAAAGAGATTAGTTAGGTAGCTTTCTAAATTTAACAATTCTATTTTTAAGATCAAGTGTTTTTTTTTGATCTAACAATAATGTGTGATATGTACTTTATATGGTGATTTGATTTAGTCCAAATCATTTTGGATAGTGTTTCACTGTTCAGTATAACTAGCCTCTTTTTCGTTATGGGAATCCTAGTATAGATCTAGTTTGAATGTAATTATTCTACTAAATGACAATCCTGTCATCTCGTTCTTTAATTTATCTTGATTAATGAATCTCATTATTTGTATGTTTTTTTTAAAGAGAATTAAAAGAGTTGATTTCAATCAACATATATAATATTTGATTAGGGTTAATTAAGGCACATAAATGTACCGCATTAAATTAACCATCAAAGATTTTGTTTTGCTCAATCATATAATCTTGTCTTAAACAAGTTGTCTTACTTCTATTCTTTTTTGATTTAAATGGCTTATTTCAACTAACCTTTGTTTATATATTTTTATTTATAATATCTTAAATACCATAATGATTTAGTGTACTATGTAAATATTGAGAGATAAATATGAATAGAAAACTATTTAGTTCAGAGAACCATAGATCCCAATCCATTCTTGGCTTTGATAAAAGAGCCGCACTTGCCATACAAAATCATTTTCGTTTAAGCAATTATCAAATGTTAGTCCTTAGTTGGTTAAAGGGTCTATGGACTGGAATTTTAATTTCTCTTGTTCTTCACTATTTTATAAGTCACTAAAACATATATAATCATCATAGCTTTCAGAATAAAATAACATTATTTATATGGAATTTAATAATACGAATTGAATTATTTTAGTTTTTGTTTGTTTTTTCAATAACTTTTTGGGATTCAGCTCTTGAAAGAGTTGCTTCAATTTGAGCCAATACTTGATGCAGTTCAGCAGTCTTATTCAATGAGTTCTCAGCCATTGATCTAAGCTTTTGAAGTTCTTTAGATGCCGTTTTCATAAAGAAAATGAAACGATTAAATTTTTCTTAGATAAAAAAAGTCAATTACCTAAGAAATTATTTTTATAACACATTTACAAACATGCCAAAAATATTCTTGATGTCAAGAGTCGAAAGCTTTATCTGTAGATAAATCCATGATTTTCGGGACATAATTATTGATCCGAGTTAATTAATAAGTAATTATCTAAATAAAAAAAAACACAAAGATCTATTTGATCCTGTGTTCTTTAAATAATTAAAAAAAACTTAATTAATCTGAAAATAAATTTTATTATAAACTTAAAACTAATCTCCCTTTCCTTTCTTTTCAGAATCTACAGGTCTAACTGGCTTAGGCAAAAGCATGATAAAAAATTCTAGTCTCTATATTATTTATAGTTGTTTTTCAAATTTCGTAAATAAGAATTATAAGTTTGAAACTTCTTGATACAAGAAACACTATTTTTTTAGTGACTTTTCAATAACCTTCTGATTTTCCTTTCGTGAGAGGGTTGCCTCAAGTTGCGCTGAAGTTTTTTGCAGTTGAGTAGTCTTATGCATAGATGCCTCAGCTTTTGCACGAAGCTTCTGAATTTGTTCTAAAGAGTTTGTCATAACTTGAAGAAACTAGCAGTTTAGATAGTACGTTTCATATAAATGAAGAAATCAAGACAGTCTTTAGCTAAGTAAAAGCTAAAATTTGATTCTTCATCAAATATTCCATTATCTATCTTTAATGGGGGAGACTATCTATGACAGAAGATTGGAAACCGGTAGACTCTCAAGTCTTGGTAGATGCATGGGAAGAAATTAAAGACTGTGCTGAAAGTATCCAAAAAGATCTTGCTTGTCCCGATGAGACTATTTCAAAAATGTTGAGGTCAGTAGCTGAAACCTTTGATAATACTGTTGAAGATTTACTTGATAAAGCAGAAGAAGATTGGGAAGAAGAAAAATAGATGTATCATATAAATATGATCCCAGATTTCTTTCAATCCAGCGAACCAGTAAATCATATTGGTTTATGGAAAACGATAATTGGCTTATTCATAGTTTTATTTGCAACTTTTGTAGGTGTCGAAATTAGGCTTGGAAATGAAGATGAAGAACCATAATAATTTTTAAATTGTTAACTACCAATTAATGAATTATGACTTGGTAATTATTATTTTTTATATTGGATTTATTCATAAATTTTCAATATATAGCATTTATTAAAATTGTATTAATGTTGCACTGATTTTTATAAATTGGAAGAATTATTCATTATGCCTCCATGGTTTTCTCAAATTAACTCTGCTGAGAGAAATGAATCAAGATTTGATTCTTTAAAATGGGTTCAACTAGCCACAATTGGACTTGATAATACTCCAAGAGTAAGAACAGTGGTTTTTAGAGGATGGAGTGAATCTTACGAAATGGAAATCTATACCGATATAAGAAGTCAAAAATATTATGAATTATATTTGAATAATAACGTGGAGATATGCTGGCTTTTTCCAAATACTAAATGTCAATTCAGATTTCGAGGGACATCAAGAATTGATCTAGGTAAGGACAAGCTTCGTCATTGGGAGACACTAAGTGAGAGATCTAAATCTATGTGGAAATGGCCCACTCCTGGCGATCAGTTTCTCATTGATCCAAAAATAGATTTATCAGTTCAAAATAATGGGAAAATTTCAAATAACTTTGTTCTATTAAAGATTGACATCAATCATGTCGATCAACTGCTTCTAGATAAACCAACTCATATAAGAAGAAGATGGATACTAAAAAAAGAATGGGTTGAGGAACGTATAAACCCTTAAATAATTGAGGATGACGAAGCTTACTGTTGGGGAAGCCTCAAAATGTTTCTATCACCCTCTTTATATTGATAGCAATACTTTTTATTTTTGACAAGAATCCAATGAAAAACTAAAAAAATAAATAGTATTTAATAAAAAAATAATGAATATTTTTTTTTACTTATGGATTTTAAATTTACAGTTTTCTTTAAATAATTTCTTCTGACCCCAAGCTTTGTGCTTCTTATCTAGATCAGATATTGAATTACTCTGAGCTTTTAATTTCAAAAGATATGAAACTTTTGAAATTTTGGTCGATGATATTTTATCAGGGTAATCGTCAACTGCTTGGTATGCCTGTAAATAGTCAGAACTCATTACTATAGACAAATATCTATATTTATTATTAACTATGGTTTTATAACAATTTTAAATTCTTTAATATTCTCTTTCTCTTTGCTTTACATATATATGTTGAATCATTTTAATATTTTTTTATGTAAAGATAAAAGCAATTTGTTTTTCTAACAGAAATCAACTGCTTATTGTGACAGGGAAGTGAAATTTCAAAATCTATAATCAATAATGCATTGTTTTTAATACCTAAGCTTACCTAAGATTAATTGGCTTTTAGTACAGTATCAATAAAAAAACGAAGCTAAATTTTGTATTTGGACTATTCAGACATAAAAAAGAAATTTAGATCTAAAGATTTCTTCCTTAGATGACCATCCTGAATTATTATATGTACTAACCCTTTGACTTCTGATTAAACAACTTTTTTAAAGGAGTCTTTTCTTTATAAAAGCAAGGTAAGATCTATATTTGAAAGGGTTTTCTGTCAGTGTAGCTCAGCCGGTTAGAGCACAGCATTCATAACGCTGAGGTCGAGAGTTCAAGTCTCTCCACTGACATTAGTATTCCATTATCGTCAGCATATCTCAAAAGATATAGATCTAAATTATAATTTCCAATTGGTTAGAAAGATAGAAAATCAAAATCTATAAAAAGATTTATATTATTTTCTATAATATATAAATATGGCTTTGATCTATTAATTATGTTATTTGAAATCTATTTGATTAAGTCGTTCATTGAAAGATGGGGATGATGAATTATCGCTTGATCTTTTTTGATCAATTAAGACTTTTTCATTTTTTATGATATTAGAATCATTGTTAATATTATTATATATTGAAAAATTTTTTGAATTATTAAAGCTCACAGTTGAATTATTGCTTTGATTATCATTTGTAGGATTTGAGTTTTTAGATACTATATTTTGTGAGTTATAGTTTGTTATCTTGGTTGTACTATCATTATTATCAGTAGAAGTTGAGTTCTTCTTGTTATTTAATGGATACTTTTTAACTTCATTTCTCAATTGATTTAGTAACTTAAAGTGATTTGAAGAACTGAACTTTTTAACAAGGGTAGAATCCCAGCTTATTAGATCATTCATTTTTGTAGATTTTGGTCGTTTAGATAAAAAGCGTAAGTGACTAAGATGATTACATGATAAATTATAACAAGGAAAAGGGTACGTTCTCTACCCTCCAAACCAATCAAAATACGCATCTAATTTCATGACGACAAATGAGTCCCTAAGGGTCGGAATGCAAGCACCAGACTTTGCTGCTACTGCAGTCGTTGATCAAGAATTTAAGGACATCACACTTTCTCAGTACAGAGGGAAGTACGTTGTTTTATTTTTCTACCCATTAGATTTTACATTTGTTTGCCCTACAGAAATTACAGCGTTTAGCGATAGATATACCGATTTCAGTACAAAAAACACAGAGGTTTTAGGTGTATCTGTTGACAGCAAATTTACACATTTAGCTTGGATTCAAACACCCAGAAATGAAGGAGGTATAGGTGATATTAATTATCCACTAGTATCTGACCTTAAGCGTGAAATTTGTCAAGCTTATAATGTTCTAAACGATGATGGAGAAGCTGATAGAGGTTTATTTATAATTAACCCTAGTGGAGTTATAATGCACTCAACAATCAATAAAGCACCAGTTGGACGCAATATTGACGAAACTCTAAGGGTTTTACAGGCATATCAATATGTAGAATCTCATCCAGATGAGGTATGTCCCGCTGGATGGACACCTGGTGACAAAACCATGAAGGAAGATCCTGAAGGAAGTAAAGAATACTTTTCAGCACTTTAAATACAATCTGTCATTACTTAGTTCGTAGAAGTATAATTTTTAAGTGATTTTATAATATATTTTCCATCAAGAGTTTCATTATCTATTAATTCGTCAACTAACTTATCCATTAGATAGACTTTGTTTGAAAGTAGTTTAATTGCATGATTAATAGCTTTATTTGCAATTGCTATTATTTGCTTATCAATCTCCTTACTAGTTTTCTGTGAAAATTCTTTTCTATTTTGCATAATATCTCTACCAAGAAAAATTGAATCATTTTCTGATTCATATGAGATAGGTCCGAGTTCTGAGAACCCAAACTTTGTAACCATTTGATTTGCCCAAAAATAAACATCTTGAAACTCCTTTTGTGATCCTTGAGTAACTTCTTTAGATCCAAAAACGATTATTTCAGCAGCTCTAGATCCAAGTGAAATTAATATCTTGTTATAGATATAATTACGTGTAATAAGACCGCTATCTATTGACTCTTCGTCAGGTGTGAAATAAGTCATACCAGATATGTCTCCAATAGACTTAAATAATGAAATCTTTTCTAATTTATCTGTATTTGTAATTAATAAAGATACTAATGTTTTACCAATTATCTGATATGCAATTTGTCTTTTCTTTGTGATATCAGAAAGTGGTTTAGAAAGTAATCCAAAGCGTGCTTTTTCTAGTGCTTTATCAAGTTCATTGCTACTTATGATGGATAGGTTATTCCTTGCTGCATGAATTGCTGCCTCGTTTAGTAGATTTTGTAGATCGGCACCTGAAAAGCCAGGAGTCTTAGATGCCCATTCCATAAGATTTACAGAATCGGATAAAGGTTTTGTTCTGGCATGTACAGATAGAATTTTGTGTCTAGCTTTTCTATCGGGAAGAGATATGTAAATACGACGATCAAATCTTCCAGGTCTAGTTAAAGCTCTGTCTAAAACATCTGGCCTATTTGTCGCTGCAATAACAATAACTCCATTGTTAGAAGCAAAACCATCCATTTCAGTTAGAAGTTGGTTTAAAGTTTGCTCTCTCTCATCATTTCCACCTCCTATTCCAGCCCCCCTTTGACGGCCAATTGAATCAATTTCATCTATAAAAACAATGCAAGGTGATTTTGATTTTGCGCTTTTAAAAAGATCTCTAACTCGGCTTGCCCCAACCCCAACAAACATTTCAACAAATTCTGATGCTGATATAGAAAAGAAAGGAACATTTGCTTCTCCAGCAATTGCGCGAGCTAATAATGTCTTTCCAGTTCCAGGCGGTCCCACTAATAAGACACCTTTAGGGGTTTTTGCACCAAGGTCAATAAGAATCTGTGGATTCTTTAAAAAGGCGACTATTTCTTTTAACTCATCGGATTCTTCATTTAACCCTGCTACATCATCAAAAGTAATTTTATTAATTTCATCTTCTTTTACCTGTGAGGAACGCCCATAAAAACTTTGCATATTATTTAACAACTTGGATGATCTCCTGATTAAAAAAGAAAAAGATATAATAAATATTATTAAAAGTCCGATTCCAGTAATAAAATTAGCTAATCGTTGTTCTGAAAGGGTATCTCTTACTGTAAGAGGTACTTTATATTCTTCAGATAATCTAAGTATTTTCTGATCATTATAAAATATTGGAATTGTTTTTTTCTCACCATTGATAAATTCTATAAGGACCTCTCTTCTATTTGGAATTAAAATAATAGAAATAATTTCTCCATTTTCTATATCCTTTAATAATTGACTATAACTTTTACTCATTTGATAATCAATTCAACTAATTCAAAAGAATTTACAAATAACTATAGTCAAAATGATTACTAACTTGACTTTATATAGAAAAAGAGACAAGAAGTTAGCTTTACAATGGAAGATTTTTGATTAATTGGACGTTGACGTTATAAAATATAAAATCTGTGAATGTTAAGAAAAAATGGCGGTACCAAAGAAAAAGACCTCTAAAGGGAAAAGAAATCAAAGACATGCGATTTGGAAAGGCAAAGCTGCTATTGCAGCTGAGAAGGCGCTATCAATAGGGAAATCCGTTCTAACAGGAAGAGCTCAGGGATTTGTATATCCTATGAATGAGACTTCAGAAGAGGAGTCTGATTAAGGTTAATCAAGATCCAAGCTTAAAAGCTTCAAGAATTAATGCATAGGTAGAACCTATTCTGAAATTATTAATAGAAATTATAATTATTGATAATTTAGAATAATTAGATAATAGGTATGATCTTATGGCTAACTCCATGATTATCAACAAAATTATTGCCAGAAATATCGTATTAACAGTTTTATCTAATAAAAAGGAAATTAGACTATTGGTAAAATAAAAGCCAAATAATAAAGACAGTAATAGAAAACTTCTTTTGGTCCAAGAATCACCAATAATCGGATTGATAAAAGAAAACAAAGAATCTAAAAATTTTTGAAATTTGGTTTTCTGCATTTATTAATTAATAATTTTAGTCAAATATGATAGGTCAACATTATTGCTAATTAATTCCTTGCCATAAATTACTTTAGCGGGATTGTAAGCGTTGCCAAGGCTGTTAACACATGCGTTGGCCTTTGTAGAAATGTTTTTAATAGAAGATGACCATGGAGGTAATGTCAAAAGACAATTTAGTTTTGCTGCCTTAGCTGCCTCAACACCAATATTAGAGTCCTCAATAGCTATGCAATTAAAATGAGACTTTTTGCTTAATTGAATTGCTAAGTTATAAGCATCAGGAAAGGGCTTGTGCTTTTCCACATCTTCATATGTAATTATTCCTGAAAAAAAATCTAAATGTGAACTCAATGAGGTATTTAAAAATGGTTCTAATGAACCTCTACCACTAGTCGTAACAATAAATTGATCAATACTAAAACAAGAAAGTTCTTCGATAAGCTTTAAAACTCCATCTCGAACCTTAATCTGTCCAGATTCAATTAATTTCTTATAATGTATACGCTTTCTTGATTGAATTTTAGAACATTGATCGTCAGTAACTTGATTATTTGATTCGTTACGATGATGAATGATACGGTTTAATCCACCCGAGATTTTTAGTAGTTCTAAATATTTGATCTCATTCCAATACCAATCCAAGTCAAAGTCCTTAAAAGCTAAATTAAAAGCTATTCTGTGCCCACACAATTCTGTGTCGGCTATGGTTCCATCAACATCCCAAAAAACAGCTTCTAACTTATTCATGTAATTTAAGTATAAAACAAATATAATTCTGTTTACTAAGGAATCAATCAAGGATAAGCTTTTGACAACAGATAATAATCAAATCAAAAGATGGATATTACCAAGTCCAATAAATGAAGTAGAAATAGATAATTGCTCAATAAACTACACCTTACAGAAAGTCCTATCTAGAAGAGGTCTTGATTTAA
The sequence above is drawn from the Prochlorococcus marinus str. MIT 1013 genome and encodes:
- a CDS encoding pyridoxamine 5'-phosphate oxidase family protein, whose protein sequence is MPPWFSQINSAERNESRFDSLKWVQLATIGLDNTPRVRTVVFRGWSESYEMEIYTDIRSQKYYELYLNNNVEICWLFPNTKCQFRFRGTSRIDLGKDKLRHWETLSERSKSMWKWPTPGDQFLIDPKIDLSVQNNGKISNNFVLLKIDINHVDQLLLDKPTHIRRRWILKKEWVEERINP
- a CDS encoding peroxiredoxin, with the protein product MTTNESLRVGMQAPDFAATAVVDQEFKDITLSQYRGKYVVLFFYPLDFTFVCPTEITAFSDRYTDFSTKNTEVLGVSVDSKFTHLAWIQTPRNEGGIGDINYPLVSDLKREICQAYNVLNDDGEADRGLFIINPSGVIMHSTINKAPVGRNIDETLRVLQAYQYVESHPDEVCPAGWTPGDKTMKEDPEGSKEYFSAL
- the ftsH gene encoding ATP-dependent zinc metalloprotease FtsH, translating into MSKSYSQLLKDIENGEIISIILIPNRREVLIEFINGEKKTIPIFYNDQKILRLSEEYKVPLTVRDTLSEQRLANFITGIGLLIIFIISFSFLIRRSSKLLNNMQSFYGRSSQVKEDEINKITFDDVAGLNEESDELKEIVAFLKNPQILIDLGAKTPKGVLLVGPPGTGKTLLARAIAGEANVPFFSISASEFVEMFVGVGASRVRDLFKSAKSKSPCIVFIDEIDSIGRQRGAGIGGGNDEREQTLNQLLTEMDGFASNNGVIVIAATNRPDVLDRALTRPGRFDRRIYISLPDRKARHKILSVHARTKPLSDSVNLMEWASKTPGFSGADLQNLLNEAAIHAARNNLSIISSNELDKALEKARFGLLSKPLSDITKKRQIAYQIIGKTLVSLLITNTDKLEKISLFKSIGDISGMTYFTPDEESIDSGLITRNYIYNKILISLGSRAAEIIVFGSKEVTQGSQKEFQDVYFWANQMVTKFGFSELGPISYESENDSIFLGRDIMQNRKEFSQKTSKEIDKQIIAIANKAINHAIKLLSNKVYLMDKLVDELIDNETLDGKYIIKSLKNYTSTN
- the rpmF gene encoding 50S ribosomal protein L32 — protein: MAVPKKKTSKGKRNQRHAIWKGKAAIAAEKALSIGKSVLTGRAQGFVYPMNETSEEESD
- a CDS encoding DUF565 domain-containing protein, producing MQKTKFQKFLDSLFSFINPIIGDSWTKRSFLLLSLLFGFYFTNSLISFLLDKTVNTIFLAIILLIIMELAIRSYLLSNYSKLSIIIISINNFRIGSTYALILEAFKLGS
- a CDS encoding HAD-IA family hydrolase, translating into MNKLEAVFWDVDGTIADTELCGHRIAFNLAFKDFDLDWYWNEIKYLELLKISGGLNRIIHHRNESNNQVTDDQCSKIQSRKRIHYKKLIESGQIKVRDGVLKLIEELSCFSIDQFIVTTSGRGSLEPFLNTSLSSHLDFFSGIITYEDVEKHKPFPDAYNLAIQLSKKSHFNCIAIEDSNIGVEAAKAAKLNCLLTLPPWSSSIKNISTKANACVNSLGNAYNPAKVIYGKELISNNVDLSYLTKIIN